In one Methylobacterium sp. SyP6R genomic region, the following are encoded:
- a CDS encoding porin — protein MKLVKSLLLGSAAGLTVVAGAHAADLPIKKAAPVEYVRVCSAYGAGFFFVPGTDTCLRVSGRARFEAGYSQGYSRSGNNGDLMGYRGLGRLNLDARTQTAYGTLRAFVRFELASRTGAYLNSGTQQRIANAFPALGVDTFGRAQQYVNVDKAFIQFAGLTAGRAASFYDFYAHDFEIIGTSLGSDTSSTNLLAYTATFGNGFSATLSVEDPTFRKNPLFGTATAGNAASQFAVFTAAATNLSPIIATNAAGVPIGEAFYDLRQTNRMPDFVGALRYDAAWGSAQLSAAVHELNAQNATTVLGFNGATLAAGTIVTPRVNSEYGWAVQGGLKFNLPFIAPGDSLYLQGSYGEGAQIYTGYSQYIGTYTASAGNTQGSPFAAYFTDAAVNPVTGKMELSTSWTVVGSYLHYWTPELRSAIIGSYGEMSFGKTSRNLLGALNFNGLGNPVNSPGAFAYSAALRDTSQIVAGASLIWSPVKDLDIGVEGLYNRVDLKGGRVVDQNKAPGQVPVGLNAAGLPTNAAGAVLPTTNFADTFQVRMRVQRDF, from the coding sequence ATGAAGCTCGTGAAGAGCCTTCTGCTCGGTTCGGCTGCTGGCCTGACCGTCGTTGCCGGTGCGCACGCTGCCGATCTGCCGATCAAGAAGGCTGCGCCCGTTGAGTACGTTCGTGTCTGCTCGGCCTACGGGGCCGGCTTCTTCTTCGTTCCCGGTACCGATACCTGCCTGCGCGTCTCCGGCCGCGCCCGCTTTGAAGCCGGCTACTCGCAGGGCTACTCGCGCTCGGGCAACAACGGCGACCTGATGGGTTACCGCGGCCTCGGCCGTCTCAACCTCGACGCCCGCACCCAGACCGCCTACGGCACGCTCCGCGCCTTCGTGCGCTTCGAGCTCGCCTCGCGGACCGGCGCCTACCTGAACTCGGGCACGCAGCAGCGCATCGCCAACGCCTTCCCGGCGCTCGGCGTCGACACGTTCGGCCGCGCCCAGCAATACGTGAACGTCGACAAGGCCTTCATCCAGTTCGCCGGCCTCACCGCCGGTCGCGCGGCCTCGTTCTACGACTTCTACGCCCACGACTTCGAGATCATCGGCACCTCGCTGGGCTCGGACACGTCCTCCACCAACCTGCTCGCCTACACCGCGACCTTCGGGAACGGCTTCTCGGCGACGCTGTCGGTCGAAGACCCGACCTTCCGCAAGAACCCGCTGTTCGGCACCGCCACCGCCGGCAACGCGGCGAGCCAGTTCGCGGTCTTCACCGCCGCGGCCACCAACCTGAGCCCGATCATCGCCACCAACGCGGCCGGCGTGCCGATCGGCGAGGCGTTCTACGACCTGCGCCAGACCAACCGCATGCCCGACTTCGTCGGTGCCCTGCGCTACGACGCCGCCTGGGGTTCGGCCCAGCTCTCGGCCGCCGTGCACGAGCTGAACGCCCAGAACGCCACCACGGTGCTCGGCTTCAACGGCGCCACCCTGGCGGCCGGCACGATCGTCACCCCCCGCGTCAACAGCGAGTACGGCTGGGCGGTGCAGGGCGGCCTGAAGTTCAACCTGCCGTTCATCGCTCCGGGCGACTCCCTGTACCTGCAGGGTTCGTACGGCGAGGGCGCCCAGATCTACACCGGCTACTCCCAGTACATCGGCACCTACACCGCCAGCGCCGGCAACACCCAGGGCTCGCCCTTCGCCGCCTACTTCACCGACGCCGCCGTCAACCCGGTGACGGGCAAGATGGAGCTGTCGACCAGCTGGACGGTGGTCGGTTCGTACCTGCACTACTGGACCCCCGAGCTGCGCTCGGCGATCATCGGCAGCTACGGCGAGATGAGCTTCGGCAAGACCAGCCGCAACCTGCTCGGCGCGCTGAACTTCAACGGCCTCGGCAACCCGGTCAACAGCCCCGGCGCCTTCGCCTACAGCGCCGCCCTGCGCGACACCAGCCAGATCGTCGCCGGCGCGAGCCTGATCTGGTCGCCGGTCAAGGACCTCGATATCGGCGTCGAGGGTCTCTACAACCGCGTCGACCTCAAGGGCGGCCGCGTGGTCGACCAGAACAAGGCTCCGGGCCAGGTTCCCGTCGGCCTGAACGCCGCCGGCCTGCCGACCAACGCCGCCGGTGCGGTCCTGCCGACCACCAACTTCGCGGACACGTTCCAGGTCCGCATGCGCGTCCAGCGCGACTTCTAA
- a CDS encoding flagellar motor protein MotB, giving the protein MAIRSIGWLAGLPLLAGAWVAATPFAETRLEAALEAPAATIAAGTGRDGAEPWLRVEARGRDLLASGEAPMQSALDEARAALADLPGHRRILDRLGLVAEVAPFTWAAIHRAPDRLDLIGHRPAEIGRTALTEALSAGLPAGLSLRDAARAARGAPEHFSDAARFLLAQVQHLKPGATAAMRDRVLSLRGEAASVEAYAGLKADLAQAPAGFTIGEVAVEPALVTPFTWSASRGPEGLRLDGYTVSEADRAAILAAARLLADGAPVTDAMRTARGLPAGIDARALTDRAFAALALVREGRVSLDGAALSIQGSAIDIQAVREAEALADNLPAGVSRGPVALTASPVSPYLVTIRRGPDAFTLTGHLPDAEARQALRTALRPYLYGERIVDRTRLAEGAPPALLDGLNAGIGVLGQLAEGEVSVRDQSLRIAGEGLYPESARRIATEAARIAPAGWRIDVAVDARGAAPLRDPAACAKTFAALATEPTLRFDPGSADLKAAFYTVLDGVADLARACPQARIEVAGHDDPPGTAPPPAPKEAATPAPPKGKPAAKPGKQASKNTEKPTETSADTPAMPDPGLPQRRAAAIVDYLLKAGIPAGRIAAAPAEAATDRRTVAFALRS; this is encoded by the coding sequence ATGGCGATTCGCTCGATCGGCTGGCTCGCCGGCCTTCCCCTCCTCGCCGGCGCCTGGGTTGCCGCCACGCCCTTCGCCGAGACGCGGCTCGAAGCCGCCCTGGAGGCGCCGGCCGCCACGATCGCGGCGGGCACCGGCCGCGACGGCGCCGAGCCGTGGCTGCGGGTCGAGGCGCGGGGCCGCGACCTTCTGGCGAGCGGCGAGGCGCCGATGCAATCCGCCCTCGACGAGGCCCGCGCGGCACTCGCCGATCTGCCGGGCCATCGCCGCATCCTCGACCGCCTCGGACTCGTCGCCGAGGTCGCGCCCTTCACCTGGGCGGCGATCCACCGCGCGCCGGACCGCCTCGACCTCATCGGCCATCGCCCGGCGGAGATCGGCCGCACGGCCCTGACCGAGGCCTTGAGCGCCGGCCTGCCCGCCGGGCTCTCCTTGCGCGACGCCGCGCGGGCCGCCCGCGGCGCGCCGGAGCATTTTTCCGACGCCGCCCGCTTCCTCCTCGCGCAGGTGCAGCACCTGAAGCCCGGCGCCACCGCGGCGATGCGTGATCGCGTTCTGTCGCTGCGGGGCGAGGCGGCGAGCGTCGAGGCCTATGCCGGCCTCAAGGCCGACCTCGCGCAAGCACCCGCCGGCTTCACGATCGGCGAGGTCGCGGTCGAGCCGGCCCTGGTCACGCCCTTCACCTGGTCGGCGAGCCGCGGCCCCGAGGGCCTCCGCCTCGACGGCTACACCGTATCGGAGGCCGACCGGGCGGCGATCCTGGCGGCGGCGCGCCTCCTCGCCGACGGCGCCCCGGTGACCGACGCCATGCGCACCGCCCGCGGTCTGCCGGCCGGGATCGACGCGCGGGCGCTGACCGACCGCGCCTTCGCGGCCCTGGCGCTGGTGCGGGAGGGCCGCGTCTCCCTCGACGGTGCGGCGCTGTCGATCCAGGGCTCGGCCATCGACATCCAGGCCGTGCGCGAGGCCGAGGCCCTGGCGGACAACCTGCCGGCGGGCGTCTCCCGCGGCCCGGTCGCGCTCACGGCGAGCCCGGTCTCGCCCTATCTCGTGACGATCCGGCGCGGGCCCGACGCCTTCACCCTCACCGGCCACCTGCCGGATGCCGAGGCGCGCCAGGCGCTCCGTACGGCGCTCCGGCCCTACCTCTACGGCGAGCGCATCGTCGACCGCACGCGGCTGGCCGAGGGCGCGCCGCCCGCCCTCCTCGACGGGCTGAATGCGGGAATCGGGGTGCTCGGCCAGCTCGCCGAGGGCGAGGTGAGCGTGCGCGACCAGTCCTTGCGCATCGCCGGGGAGGGGCTCTACCCCGAGAGCGCGCGCCGCATCGCCACCGAGGCCGCCAGGATCGCGCCGGCCGGCTGGCGGATCGACGTGGCCGTCGATGCCCGCGGCGCCGCGCCGCTCCGGGATCCGGCGGCTTGCGCCAAGACCTTCGCGGCGCTCGCCACCGAGCCGACCTTACGCTTCGATCCCGGCAGCGCCGACCTGAAAGCCGCCTTCTACACCGTCCTCGATGGGGTCGCGGACCTCGCCCGCGCCTGCCCGCAGGCCCGGATCGAGGTGGCCGGTCACGACGACCCGCCCGGCACCGCGCCGCCGCCCGCCCCCAAGGAGGCGGCCACCCCCGCACCGCCCAAGGGCAAGCCCGCGGCGAAACCGGGCAAGCAGGCCAGCAAGAACACCGAGAAGCCCACCGAGACATCCGCGGACACCCCCGCGATGCCCGATCCCGGCCTGCCGCAGCGGCGCGCCGCGGCGATCGTCGATTACCTGCTCAAGGC